Proteins from one Shewanella pealeana ATCC 700345 genomic window:
- a CDS encoding type I polyketide synthase encodes MSQTSKPTKSAKVTEQAQDSQADSRLNKRLKDMPIAIVGMASIFANSRYLNKFWDLISEKIDAITELPSTHWQPEEYYDANKSTPDKSYCKRGGFLPDVDFNPMEFGLPPNILELTDSSQLLSLIVAKEVLADANLPEGYDRDKIGITLGVGGGQKISHSLTARLQYPVLKKVFASSGISDQDSEMLIKKFQDQYVHWEENSFPGSLGNVIAGRIANRFDFGGMNCVVDAACAGSLAAMRMALTELTEGRSEMMITGGVCTDNSPSMYMSFSKTPAFTTNETIQPFDIDSKGMMIGEGIGMVALKRLEDAERDGDRIYSVIKGVGASSDGKFKSIYAPRPEGQAKALNRAYDDAGFAPHTLGLIEAHGTGTAAGDAAEFAGLCSVFRDENDTKQHIALGSVKSQIGHTKSTAGTAGLIKAALALHHKVLPATINVSQPSPKLDIENSPFYLNTETRPWLPRADGTPRRAGISSFGFGGTNFHFVLEEYNNEHSRIDSEKAKYRQRQVAQSFLVSASDKATLINELSTLSASATQAEFILKDAAANYPLRELKANAPRIGLVANSSEELVNQIKQAVSKLESSDDSAWQLPGGTSYRANAAIDVANKESGKVAALFAGQGSQYLNMGRELTCYYPEMRQQFVTADKVFAANNKMPLSQTLYPKPVFNKDDLKTQEATLTNTANAQSAIGAISMGQYELFTAAGFNADMVAGHSFGELSALCAAGVISSDDYYKLAFARGDAMATKAPAKDGVEADAGAMYAIITKSAADLEAVEATIAKFDGVKVANYNAPTQSVIAGPTDSTGEAAKALSQLGYKAINLPVSGAFHTELVGHAQAPFAKAIDAAKFTKACRALYSNATGTVYDTSATKIKASFKKHMLQSVRFTAQLEAMYDAGARVFVEFGPKNILQKLVQGTLADKANEICTISINPNPKGDSDFQLKQAAVQLAVAGIKLDNIDPYQADIAAPEKKSPMSISLNAANHISKATRAKMAKSLETGIVTSKVEHLIEEKIIEVEKVIEVERIVEKVVEVEKLVEVAVPAQAGVVQGSSIQASSVIDSGIESQVVSKNSKPAAHSVSGDALSNFFAAQQQAAQLHQQFLEIPQQYGETFTTLMTEQTKLAGSGIAIPESLQRSMEQFHQLQAQTLQSHTQFLEMQTGSNIAALNLLNGSPATYAPVIENKVIQTEVVQREVVAQPAIIATPATPVQPAPVQTTAVQTAPTQAPQVKTAPVATTPQVQAPQVVRQAAPAQAAVVPTNTSPVAVISAETALSATLSSEKVQATMLEVVAEKTGYPTEMLELEMDMEADLGIDSIKRVEILGTVQDELPGLPELSPEDLAECRTLGEIVNYMNSKLTNTSAAAALNVSAAEGSAVSSTPVHSGLSAETALSAQKVQATMMSVVAEKTGYPTEMLELEMDMEADLGIDSIKRVEILGTVQDELPGLPELNPEDLAECRTLGEIVAYMGSKLPAEGSANTSAAAALNVSAAEGSLSATQVQSTMMSVVSEKTGYPTEMLELSMDMEADLGIDSIKRVEILGTVQDELPGLPELNPEDLAECRTLGEIVAYMNSKLTNTSAAAAQVPQVNAAPTTNGLSAETALSATLSSEKVQSTMMSVVAEKTGYPTEMLELSMDMEADLGIDSIKRVEILGTVQDELPGLPELNPEDLAECRTLGEIVAYMGSKLPAEGSMNSQHSSTVVSTTETPVNGLSAAKVQSTMMSVVAEKTGYPTEMLELSMDMEADLGIDSIKRVEILGTVQDELPGLPELNPEDLAECRTLGEIVSYMNSKLSTAGATVASTVAAATDAVKSVADTIASTLELPPHSEVALKKLNAADKLQDCFAADTTIVINDDGHNAGVLAEKLTKQGLKVAVVRLPDGQPQSPLSSDVASFQATSIDETGITAIINQVEQQLGQIGGFIHLQPEANESNQADAVNLNEQGFTHLSQAFLWAKLLQPKLTASSDKRRSFITVSRIDGGFGYLNIDALKDAELNQAALAGLTKTLSHEWPSVFCRALDIAVDVDATHFADAIASELFDANNQLAEVGIAADKQGNVSRVTLVAGEASEKHSASALNSSDKILVTGGAKGVTFECALALAKRTQSHFILAGRSELLAIPAWAENKQISELKPAAIAHIISTGSKPTPKQVETLVWTVKSSIEINTALEAFNQVGASAEYVSMDVTDTAAITAALNGRSNEITGLIHGAGVLADKHIQDKTIEELARVYGTKVNGLKALLAALDSSKVKLLAMFSSAAGFYGNTGQSDYAMSNDILNKAALQFSARNPQAKVMSFNWGPWDGGMVTDALKKMFTDRGVYVIPLKAGAELFATQLLGETGVQLLIGTSMQGGDSTKADGSSQAEGSKEAASVKKLNAGEVFNTSRPLAPVALTPMTLTRALNPNAMVFIQDHRISGNPVLPTVCAIQWMREAASKMLGAQVKVLDYKLLKGIIFDSKDAQEITLELTPTDNGQMSALISSQGRPQYKATLAVSSERFTTKSFDLMGDAVTSASELYSNGTLFHGPRLQGIKQVFNFDDAGLLAHCELPQVDSSDCGEFVATTHIGGSQPFAEDLLLQAMLVWARLKYGAASLPSSIGEFISNKPLAFGDKAILELEVVKTNARSLEANVTLYHENGELSAMMKGAKVTISKNLNSAFLNETALSVGESALSDSKKALSAEEKALSKGERA; translated from the coding sequence ATGAGCCAGACCTCTAAACCTACAAAGTCAGCTAAAGTGACTGAGCAAGCACAAGACTCACAAGCTGATTCACGCTTAAATAAGCGCCTTAAAGACATGCCTATCGCCATCGTTGGCATGGCAAGCATCTTTGCTAACTCTCGTTACTTGAATAAGTTTTGGGACTTAATCAGCGAAAAAATCGATGCCATCACCGAATTGCCATCGACTCACTGGCAACCTGAAGAGTATTACGATGCGAACAAGAGCACCCCAGATAAGAGCTACTGTAAGCGCGGTGGCTTCTTGCCAGATGTTGACTTCAACCCAATGGAGTTTGGCCTGCCGCCAAATATCCTAGAACTAACCGACTCATCACAGCTGCTTTCTCTGATTGTTGCTAAAGAAGTACTAGCCGATGCCAACCTGCCTGAAGGTTACGACAGAGATAAGATTGGTATCACTTTAGGTGTCGGTGGCGGCCAAAAAATTAGCCACAGCCTAACGGCGCGTCTACAGTACCCGGTACTGAAGAAAGTATTCGCGAGCAGCGGCATTAGCGACCAAGACAGTGAAATGTTGATCAAGAAGTTCCAAGATCAATATGTTCACTGGGAAGAAAACTCATTCCCTGGCTCTCTCGGTAACGTAATTGCTGGTCGTATCGCTAACCGTTTCGATTTTGGTGGCATGAACTGTGTGGTCGATGCAGCCTGTGCTGGCTCACTCGCGGCTATGCGCATGGCTCTTACCGAGCTGACCGAAGGTCGCTCAGAGATGATGATCACCGGTGGTGTGTGTACCGACAACTCGCCGTCTATGTACATGAGCTTCTCAAAAACACCAGCCTTTACCACTAACGAAACTATTCAGCCATTTGATATCGATTCAAAAGGCATGATGATTGGTGAAGGGATTGGCATGGTCGCACTTAAGCGCCTTGAAGATGCCGAACGCGATGGCGATCGCATTTACTCAGTCATTAAAGGTGTGGGCGCTTCATCAGATGGTAAGTTTAAATCTATCTACGCCCCTCGCCCAGAAGGCCAAGCAAAAGCATTAAACCGCGCCTATGATGACGCAGGTTTTGCGCCGCACACTCTTGGGCTTATCGAAGCGCACGGCACAGGCACCGCTGCTGGTGACGCCGCTGAGTTTGCCGGCCTTTGCTCAGTATTTCGCGACGAGAACGACACTAAACAACACATCGCACTGGGCTCAGTGAAGTCACAAATTGGCCACACTAAATCAACTGCGGGCACTGCAGGCCTAATCAAGGCTGCATTGGCACTACACCACAAAGTGTTGCCGGCAACAATTAACGTCAGCCAACCAAGCCCGAAGCTTGATATCGAGAACTCACCGTTTTATCTCAATACTGAGACTCGTCCATGGTTGCCTCGCGCCGATGGTACGCCGCGCCGTGCAGGTATTAGCTCATTTGGTTTTGGTGGCACTAACTTCCACTTCGTACTCGAAGAGTACAACAATGAGCACAGCCGCATCGATAGCGAGAAAGCTAAGTATCGTCAGCGTCAAGTTGCCCAAAGCTTCTTAGTCAGTGCTAGCGATAAAGCGACGCTGATAAATGAGCTAAGCACACTGAGTGCTTCTGCTACTCAAGCTGAGTTCATCTTAAAAGATGCCGCAGCAAACTATCCACTGCGTGAACTTAAAGCCAATGCACCACGTATCGGCCTCGTCGCAAATAGTAGCGAAGAGCTAGTCAACCAAATCAAGCAAGCGGTCTCTAAGCTTGAATCGAGTGATGATAGCGCATGGCAGCTTCCAGGCGGCACTAGCTACCGCGCAAATGCTGCAATTGATGTTGCAAACAAAGAGTCGGGTAAAGTTGCCGCGCTGTTTGCAGGCCAAGGCTCGCAGTATCTAAACATGGGCCGCGAGCTGACTTGTTATTACCCAGAGATGCGTCAGCAATTTGTAACTGCCGACAAAGTCTTTGCCGCTAACAACAAGATGCCACTGTCGCAAACACTTTATCCAAAGCCTGTGTTCAATAAAGATGATTTAAAGACACAAGAAGCAACACTGACCAATACCGCTAATGCACAGAGTGCAATCGGCGCTATCTCTATGGGTCAGTATGAGCTATTCACTGCTGCCGGTTTTAATGCCGATATGGTTGCGGGTCATAGCTTTGGTGAGCTGAGCGCATTGTGCGCTGCCGGTGTTATCTCATCTGATGATTACTACAAGCTCGCTTTTGCTCGCGGTGATGCCATGGCGACTAAAGCACCAGCAAAAGATGGTGTTGAAGCCGACGCTGGCGCCATGTACGCGATTATTACCAAGAGTGCAGCAGATCTTGAAGCCGTTGAAGCGACTATCGCTAAATTTGATGGCGTAAAAGTGGCAAACTATAACGCCCCTACTCAATCCGTGATTGCAGGTCCTACCGATTCAACAGGCGAAGCGGCTAAAGCGCTAAGTCAGCTGGGTTACAAGGCGATTAATCTACCAGTATCAGGTGCATTCCACACCGAACTTGTGGGTCACGCCCAAGCACCATTTGCTAAAGCGATTGATGCAGCCAAGTTTACCAAGGCTTGCCGCGCACTTTACTCCAACGCGACTGGCACAGTTTACGATACCAGTGCAACAAAGATTAAAGCTTCGTTTAAGAAACATATGCTGCAATCGGTACGTTTCACTGCGCAGCTTGAAGCCATGTATGACGCTGGCGCTCGAGTATTTGTCGAGTTCGGTCCAAAGAACATTTTACAAAAGTTGGTACAGGGCACTCTGGCAGATAAAGCAAATGAAATTTGCACTATCTCAATCAACCCTAACCCTAAAGGCGATAGCGACTTCCAGCTTAAACAAGCCGCGGTTCAGTTAGCTGTTGCAGGTATCAAGCTTGACAACATCGACCCGTACCAAGCCGATATCGCAGCTCCAGAGAAAAAATCGCCAATGAGCATCTCGCTTAACGCTGCTAACCATATCAGTAAAGCGACACGCGCTAAGATGGCCAAATCATTAGAAACTGGCATCGTCACCTCTAAAGTCGAACATCTGATTGAAGAGAAAATTATCGAGGTCGAGAAAGTTATCGAAGTCGAAAGGATTGTCGAAAAAGTCGTTGAAGTAGAGAAGCTTGTTGAAGTCGCAGTACCAGCCCAAGCTGGTGTAGTACAAGGCAGTTCAATTCAAGCCAGTTCAGTTATAGATTCAGGTATAGAGAGTCAAGTCGTGTCTAAAAACAGTAAGCCAGCAGCTCATAGCGTTAGCGGTGATGCACTAAGCAACTTCTTTGCAGCCCAGCAGCAAGCTGCCCAGCTTCATCAACAGTTCCTAGAGATCCCGCAGCAGTATGGCGAGACCTTTACCACCTTGATGACAGAGCAAACTAAGCTTGCAGGTTCAGGTATTGCGATCCCAGAGAGCCTACAACGCTCGATGGAGCAATTCCACCAGCTACAAGCTCAAACACTACAGAGCCACACTCAATTCCTTGAGATGCAAACAGGTAGCAACATTGCCGCGCTAAACCTGCTAAATGGCAGCCCTGCAACTTATGCTCCTGTAATTGAGAATAAAGTCATTCAAACTGAAGTGGTTCAAAGAGAAGTTGTTGCTCAGCCTGCGATTATTGCAACGCCAGCCACTCCTGTTCAGCCTGCTCCTGTTCAAACTACAGCAGTTCAAACGGCTCCGACTCAAGCACCGCAAGTTAAAACAGCACCAGTTGCTACGACTCCTCAAGTGCAAGCACCGCAAGTTGTTCGCCAAGCTGCGCCAGCTCAAGCCGCTGTTGTACCGACTAATACAAGTCCAGTAGCAGTTATTAGCGCTGAAACAGCCCTGAGCGCGACTCTTTCTTCAGAGAAAGTTCAAGCGACTATGTTAGAAGTGGTTGCCGAGAAGACTGGCTACCCAACTGAGATGCTTGAACTTGAGATGGATATGGAAGCCGATCTAGGCATCGACTCTATCAAGCGTGTAGAAATTCTAGGTACAGTGCAAGACGAGCTACCGGGTCTGCCTGAACTAAGCCCTGAAGATTTAGCCGAGTGTCGCACACTAGGCGAAATCGTTAACTATATGAACTCTAAGCTGACTAATACAAGTGCCGCGGCGGCTCTTAATGTTAGTGCCGCTGAAGGCTCTGCTGTTTCATCTACGCCAGTACATAGCGGTCTTTCTGCAGAGACAGCCCTGAGCGCACAAAAGGTGCAGGCTACTATGATGTCAGTAGTTGCCGAGAAGACAGGCTACCCAACTGAGATGCTTGAGCTTGAGATGGACATGGAAGCCGATCTAGGTATCGACTCGATCAAGCGTGTTGAGATCTTAGGCACGGTTCAAGACGAGCTACCGGGTCTACCTGAGCTAAACCCTGAAGATTTAGCCGAGTGTAGAACACTGGGTGAAATCGTGGCTTATATGGGCAGTAAACTGCCGGCTGAAGGCTCTGCTAATACAAGTGCCGCCGCGGCTCTTAATGTTAGTGCCGCTGAAGGCTCACTATCTGCAACTCAAGTCCAAAGCACTATGATGTCAGTGGTTAGCGAAAAGACAGGTTACCCAACTGAAATGCTTGAACTGAGCATGGATATGGAAGCCGATTTGGGTATCGACTCTATCAAGCGCGTTGAAATTCTAGGTACAGTACAAGACGAGCTACCGGGTCTACCTGAGCTTAACCCTGAAGATTTAGCCGAGTGTCGCACACTAGGCGAAATCGTGGCGTACATGAACTCTAAGCTGACTAATACAAGTGCCGCAGCGGCGCAAGTTCCTCAAGTGAATGCTGCACCAACTACAAACGGCCTTTCTGCTGAAACAGCCTTGAGCGCAACTCTTTCTTCTGAGAAAGTCCAAAGCACCATGATGTCAGTAGTAGCAGAAAAGACGGGGTACCCAACTGAAATGCTTGAACTAAGCATGGATATGGAAGCCGATTTAGGTATCGACTCTATCAAGCGCGTTGAAATTCTAGGTACAGTACAAGACGAGCTTCCAGGTCTACCTGAGCTTAACCCTGAAGATTTAGCCGAGTGCCGCACACTAGGCGAAATCGTGGCTTATATGGGAAGCAAGCTTCCAGCTGAAGGCTCTATGAACTCTCAGCACTCTTCGACTGTTGTTTCTACAACAGAGACGCCAGTAAACGGTCTAAGCGCTGCCAAAGTCCAAAGCACCATGATGTCAGTAGTAGCAGAAAAGACGGGTTACCCAACTGAAATGCTTGAACTGAGCATGGATATGGAAGCCGATTTGGGTATCGACTCTATCAAGCGCGTTGAGATATTGGGTACAGTACAAGATGAGCTTCCAGGCCTGCCTGAGCTAAACCCTGAAGATCTAGCCGAGTGTCGTACACTAGGCGAAATCGTAAGCTATATGAACAGCAAGCTATCAACTGCTGGCGCAACAGTTGCTTCAACTGTTGCAGCTGCAACCGATGCAGTTAAATCAGTAGCAGACACAATAGCATCTACTCTAGAGCTTCCTCCTCATAGCGAGGTAGCGCTAAAAAAGCTTAATGCGGCGGACAAACTACAAGACTGTTTCGCCGCAGACACGACCATTGTGATCAACGATGATGGTCACAATGCAGGTGTGCTAGCCGAGAAACTGACTAAGCAAGGCCTTAAAGTAGCCGTAGTTCGACTACCTGACGGTCAGCCGCAATCTCCGCTTTCAAGTGATGTTGCCAGCTTCCAAGCGACCAGCATCGATGAAACAGGGATAACTGCCATTATCAATCAAGTTGAACAGCAACTTGGGCAAATTGGCGGCTTTATTCACCTGCAACCTGAGGCGAATGAAAGCAATCAAGCCGATGCGGTTAACCTTAACGAACAAGGCTTTACTCACCTAAGCCAAGCGTTCCTATGGGCTAAGCTGCTACAGCCGAAGCTGACAGCATCAAGTGATAAGCGCCGCAGCTTTATCACGGTTAGTCGTATCGATGGTGGCTTTGGTTATCTTAATATCGATGCGCTTAAAGACGCAGAGCTAAATCAGGCAGCGCTAGCAGGCCTAACCAAGACGCTAAGCCATGAGTGGCCAAGTGTTTTCTGTCGAGCGCTCGATATCGCTGTCGATGTTGACGCAACGCATTTTGCCGATGCTATTGCTAGCGAATTATTTGATGCTAACAACCAACTTGCAGAAGTAGGCATAGCAGCAGATAAGCAAGGTAATGTTAGCCGCGTAACCTTAGTTGCCGGTGAAGCAAGTGAGAAACACAGTGCATCAGCACTAAACAGTTCAGATAAAATACTGGTGACCGGGGGCGCAAAAGGAGTGACCTTCGAATGTGCCCTTGCTTTAGCTAAGCGTACACAGTCTCACTTTATTCTTGCAGGTCGTAGTGAGCTACTAGCTATACCTGCATGGGCTGAAAACAAGCAAATTAGCGAGCTTAAACCCGCTGCCATTGCGCATATTATCTCTACAGGTAGCAAGCCAACACCTAAACAAGTTGAAACCTTAGTTTGGACAGTTAAGAGTTCAATCGAGATCAACACAGCGCTAGAAGCATTTAACCAAGTTGGTGCAAGTGCTGAATATGTCAGCATGGATGTGACTGACACTGCAGCTATCACAGCTGCGCTTAATGGTCGCTCAAATGAGATCACCGGCCTTATCCACGGCGCTGGCGTACTTGCTGATAAGCATATTCAAGATAAGACAATTGAAGAGCTAGCTCGCGTTTACGGCACTAAGGTTAACGGCCTTAAAGCTCTGCTTGCCGCGCTCGACTCAAGCAAGGTAAAACTACTTGCTATGTTCTCATCTGCTGCAGGTTTTTACGGCAACACAGGTCAGAGTGACTACGCCATGTCAAACGACATCCTGAACAAGGCCGCGCTGCAGTTCTCTGCACGTAATCCACAAGCAAAAGTGATGAGCTTTAACTGGGGTCCTTGGGATGGCGGTATGGTTACCGATGCGTTGAAGAAGATGTTCACCGACCGTGGCGTATACGTTATCCCACTAAAAGCGGGAGCAGAGCTATTTGCTACTCAGCTATTAGGTGAGACTGGCGTGCAACTGCTAATAGGTACTTCTATGCAAGGCGGTGACTCTACTAAAGCTGACGGCTCTTCTCAGGCTGAAGGCTCTAAAGAGGCTGCTTCTGTAAAAAAGCTTAATGCGGGTGAGGTGTTTAACACATCGCGCCCGCTAGCACCTGTTGCTTTAACGCCTATGACGTTAACAAGAGCCTTAAACCCTAACGCGATGGTCTTTATCCAAGACCACCGCATTAGCGGTAACCCTGTGTTGCCCACTGTATGTGCAATACAGTGGATGCGCGAGGCAGCAAGTAAGATGCTCGGCGCTCAAGTTAAAGTACTCGATTACAAGCTACTGAAAGGGATTATCTTCGACAGCAAAGATGCTCAGGAGATAACCCTTGAATTGACGCCTACTGACAACGGCCAAATGAGCGCATTAATCAGCAGTCAAGGTCGCCCTCAGTACAAGGCTACGCTTGCAGTGTCAAGTGAGAGATTTACCACTAAATCGTTCGATTTAATGGGTGATGCTGTTACATCGGCATCTGAGCTCTACAGCAACGGTACCCTATTCCATGGACCGCGTTTACAGGGCATAAAACAGGTATTTAACTTTGATGATGCCGGTCTACTGGCGCATTGTGAACTACCACAGGTAGATAGCAGTGATTGCGGTGAGTTTGTCGCTACAACGCATATTGGTGGCAGTCAGCCGTTTGCTGAAGATCTACTGCTACAGGCGATGCTGGTCTGGGCAAGACTTAAGTACGGCGCAGCAAGCTTACCTTCTTCTATCGGTGAATTTATCTCAAATAAACCGCTAGCATTTGGTGACAAAGCAATACTTGAGCTTGAGGTCGTGAAAACAAATGCTCGCTCACTTGAGGCGAATGTTACGCTTTACCATGAAAATGGTGAGCTTAGCGCGATGATGAAAGGGGCAAAAGTCACTATCAGCAAGAACCTCAATAGCGCTTTTTTGAATGAAACAGCCTTGAGCGTTGGTGAATCAGCCTTGAGCGATAGCAAGAAAGCCTTGAGCGCTGAAGAAAAAGCCCTGAGCAAGGGAGAGCGTGCTTAA
- a CDS encoding PfaB family protein, producing MVNSTTNVSTSSNSVSDQVIKSEMPLRIALLMLPASLDLSLSLTAKSQAPSEMAKQLSVLMPELYNSKLLETTELVSIKVDDFEANLTATIESIEQGKIVQISTATNSLLMMHALKAAQNRIHPHAQLAAMQIQTGQLQAGAAAVTDACIADACMADSCMQSALNQAKRQPASVSKRFDLPQLNSTEQFDAVCELIKDLASRTHHRDAASISPKQATSHYWFTEHHQARVVAINLTNHAPSRSELCSDSNSCISFVISQGTGFIAPKSIIGTKRLQLIVCADTQAQLIAELGTLQIKLKALTTEPTPNGPLLTLMRDNLLRYEATRSATYAITLQANSVEAMLQELNAMIENVPKVLSEKDESSQYKTPAGSYFTAEPLGSNASGGLAFVYPGVGTVYSDMFSELHGYFPSLYSHLEREGDLKSMFQADAIYHLDPRVASAMPLGDLAIAGVGSSYLLTQLLVQEFQITPNFALGYSMGEASMWASLGVWKNPHALIEKTKTDPLFTRAISGKLTAVRQAWQLDDNAPDIVWNSFVVRSPAAPIKALLPEFPHAYLAIVQGDTCVIAGCETQCRGLLTQLGKRGIAANRVTAMHTTPAMEEHSNVAQFYEQPLEESLPTDIKFISAASGNSSVSNSQGTFDSQVVANSIADTFCNTLDFTALIHSAQKQGAKLFVELGADRQNCTLIDKIAKQDRQCGAESTDYPCCTVPVNAKGGDDITTLLKALGQLISHRVPLTVAPLIDGLNREIAQTQLQAASTALQVTAEQMTNLTLQGEV from the coding sequence ATGGTCAACTCGACAACTAACGTTAGTACATCTAGCAATAGCGTCAGTGATCAAGTTATCAAGAGTGAGATGCCTCTGCGCATCGCACTCTTGATGCTTCCTGCATCACTAGACTTAAGCTTAAGTTTAACTGCAAAGTCTCAGGCTCCCTCAGAGATGGCCAAGCAGCTTTCAGTGCTAATGCCAGAGCTGTATAACTCTAAATTGCTAGAAACAACTGAGCTTGTCTCTATCAAGGTAGATGATTTTGAGGCTAATCTAACAGCCACTATCGAATCGATTGAGCAAGGTAAGATAGTGCAAATCTCAACAGCGACAAACTCGCTGTTGATGATGCATGCACTAAAAGCGGCGCAAAATAGGATCCATCCTCATGCGCAACTTGCTGCTATGCAAATACAAACAGGGCAGCTCCAAGCTGGTGCAGCAGCGGTTACTGACGCTTGTATAGCTGATGCTTGTATGGCCGATTCTTGTATGCAGAGCGCATTAAATCAGGCAAAGCGTCAGCCTGCGAGTGTTAGCAAACGCTTCGACCTACCACAGCTAAATAGCACAGAGCAGTTTGATGCCGTGTGTGAGCTCATCAAAGATCTCGCCTCTCGTACCCACCATAGAGATGCAGCATCGATTAGCCCTAAGCAAGCGACGAGTCATTACTGGTTTACCGAGCACCATCAAGCTCGCGTAGTGGCGATCAACCTAACTAACCATGCACCTAGCCGCTCTGAGCTCTGCTCAGACTCTAACAGTTGCATTAGTTTCGTGATCTCCCAAGGCACAGGCTTTATCGCCCCGAAATCGATTATCGGTACTAAGCGATTGCAGCTCATCGTTTGTGCCGATACCCAAGCCCAGCTTATCGCCGAGCTTGGTACACTACAGATAAAACTCAAAGCTCTGACAACAGAGCCAACGCCAAACGGCCCACTATTGACCCTGATGCGCGATAACTTACTTCGCTATGAGGCCACTCGCAGCGCCACCTACGCCATCACATTGCAGGCAAACTCAGTTGAAGCCATGCTTCAAGAGCTCAATGCAATGATTGAAAATGTGCCTAAGGTGCTAAGTGAAAAAGACGAATCGTCACAATATAAGACGCCGGCTGGGAGCTACTTTACAGCTGAGCCATTAGGTTCAAACGCATCTGGCGGCCTAGCGTTTGTCTACCCAGGTGTTGGAACTGTCTATAGCGATATGTTCAGTGAGCTACATGGATATTTTCCGTCACTGTATTCACACCTTGAGCGTGAAGGTGATCTAAAGTCCATGTTCCAAGCGGACGCCATCTATCACCTCGATCCAAGAGTGGCGTCAGCCATGCCACTGGGCGATCTGGCGATTGCCGGTGTGGGTAGCAGTTATCTGCTAACTCAGCTATTGGTGCAAGAGTTCCAGATCACACCTAACTTTGCACTGGGTTATTCCATGGGTGAAGCATCGATGTGGGCAAGTCTAGGTGTATGGAAGAACCCACACGCCTTGATAGAAAAGACTAAGACAGATCCACTGTTTACTCGCGCAATCTCAGGCAAGCTCACGGCAGTTAGGCAAGCGTGGCAACTGGATGACAATGCGCCAGATATTGTCTGGAACAGCTTTGTCGTTCGCTCTCCAGCGGCGCCAATAAAGGCACTTCTACCAGAGTTTCCCCATGCGTACCTTGCGATTGTTCAGGGGGATACCTGTGTGATTGCAGGCTGTGAAACTCAGTGCCGTGGTCTACTCACTCAGTTAGGCAAGCGAGGTATTGCTGCAAACCGCGTCACGGCAATGCATACCACGCCAGCAATGGAAGAGCATAGCAACGTAGCGCAGTTTTATGAGCAGCCGCTTGAAGAGTCATTACCGACCGACATTAAATTTATTAGTGCAGCCTCAGGCAATAGCTCTGTATCGAATAGCCAAGGCACCTTCGACAGCCAAGTTGTCGCAAACTCAATAGCCGATACCTTCTGCAACACCTTAGATTTTACCGCGCTGATCCATAGCGCGCAAAAGCAAGGCGCCAAGTTATTTGTGGAGTTAGGCGCAGACAGACAAAACTGCACTCTTATCGACAAAATAGCCAAACAAGATCGTCAATGTGGCGCCGAGTCAACAGACTATCCGTGCTGCACAGTACCTGTTAATGCCAAAGGTGGAGATGATATCACTACCCTACTCAAGGCATTAGGCCAACTCATTAGTCATCGAGTCCCACTCACCGTGGCGCCACTTATTGATGGCTTAAATCGTGAGATTGCTCAGACCCAACTGCAAGCTGCATCGACCGCACTACAAGTCACGGCAGAGCAGATGACAAACCTAACATTACAAGGAGAAGTCTAA